From a region of the Acanthochromis polyacanthus isolate Apoly-LR-REF ecotype Palm Island chromosome 3, KAUST_Apoly_ChrSc, whole genome shotgun sequence genome:
- the htt gene encoding huntingtin isoform X4: MATMEKLMKAFESLKSFQQQQGPPTAEELVQRQKKEQATTKKDRVTHCLTICENIVAQSLRTSPEFQKLLGIAMEMFLLCSDDSESDVRMVADECLNKIIKALMDSNLPRLQLELYKEIKKNGASRSLRAALWRFAELAHLIRPQKCRPYLVNLLPCLTRITKRQEEMVQETLAAAMPKIMSALGHFANDSEIKVLLKSFVANLKSSSPTIRRTAASSAVSVCQHSRRTSYFYTWLLNVLLGLLVPVDEEHPSHLILGVLLTLRYLMPLLQQQVNTTSLKGSFGVMRKEADVQPTPEQLLQVYELTLHYTQHWDHNVVTAALELLQQVFRTPPPELLHMLITPGSIPHASVFRQDTENRARSGSILELIGKMLSGEEDALEDDPERTEVTTGAFTASVVGADGSSAAQVDIITEQPRSSQHTLQPGDSVDLSASSEQGGGGGGTSASGTPESPNDNEEEMLSQSSSGGANVTPETADYTTPENATPEGGPLGEGGPLLGTNDRSLPPSDSSQTTTEGPDSAVTPSDVAELVLDGSESQYSGMQIGTLQDEEDEGAASSSQEEPPEPFLQSALALSKPHLFEGRGHNRQGSDSSVDRFIPKDEPTEPEPDNKPSRVKGPIGHYTDQGVEPLVHCVRLLAASFLLTGQKNGLIPDKEVRVSVKALAVSCVGAAAALHPEAFFNSLYLEPLDGIPVEEQQYISDVLGLIDHGDPQIRGATAILCGAIIQAALTKTRYNIHTWLAGVNSATGNPLSLVDLVPLLQKALKDESSVTCKLACSAVRHCIMTVCSSTLSELGLQLVIDLFALRDSSYWLVRTELLETLAELDFRLVNFLERKTEALHKGGHHYTGRLRLQERVLNDVVIRLLGDDDPRVRHVAASAVSRLVSRLFYDCDQGQVDPVVAIARDQSSVYLQLLMHETQPPSQFTVSTITRTYRGYNLSNAVSDVTLENNLSRVVTAVSHAFTSSTSRALTFGCCEALCLLASNFPVGTWSTGWHCGYISSSSHFSSRSSLNRSRGRALSLSQPSSAPASSTASSAPDTERRTLTVGMANMVLSLLSSAWFPLDLSAHQDALLLSGNLLAAVAPKCMRNPWAGEEEGSSGSTSGGPNKMEEPWAALSERSLVAMLEQLFSHLLKVLNICAHVLDDTPPGPAVKAALPSLSNTPSLSPIRRKGKEKEAAEPSAAPMSPKKSNEVNTGRPADSAGSTAVNKSTTLGSFYHLPPYLKLYDVLKATHANYRVTLDLHSSQEKFGSFLRATLDVLSQLLELATLHDIGKCVEEILGYLKSCFSREPTMATVCVQQLLKTLFGTNLASQYEGVLSGPSRSQGKALRLGSSSLRPGLYHYCFMAPYTHFTQALADASLRNMVQAEQEQDTSGWFDVMQKASNQLRSNIANATRHRGDKNAIHNHIRLFEPLVIKALKQYTTSTSVALQRQVLDLLAQLVQLRVNYCLLDSDQVFIGFVLKQFEYIEVGQFRDSEAIIPSIFFFLVLLSYERYHSKQIISIPKIIQLCDGIMASGRKAVTHAIPALQPIVHDLFVLRGSNKADAGKELDTQKEVVVSMLLRLVQYHQVLEMFILVLQQCHKENEDKWKRLSRQIADVILPMIAKQQMHLDSPEALGVLNTLFETVAPSSLRPVDMLLKSMFTIPVTMASVATVQLWVSGILAVLRVLVSQSTEDIVLSRVHELSLSPHLLSCHTIRRLHQQSLSPNGQPAADTLTNQEANGESQKAPPEETFARFLLQLVGVLLDDISTRQVKVDITEQQHTFYCQQLGTLLMCLIHVFKSGMFRRITAAASRLLKGESAGGQTGTDATLFYPLEGLNSMVQCLITTHPSLVLLWCQVLLIINYTNYSWWAEVHQTPKRHSLSCTKLLSPHSSGEGEEDKPESQLAMVNREIVRRGALILFCDYVCQNLHDSEHLTWLIVNHVRDLINLSHEPPVQDFISAVHRNSAASGLFIQAIQSRCDNLTTPTMLKKTLQCLEGIHLSQSGSLLMLYVDKLLSTPFRVLARMVDTLACRRVEMLLAETLQNSIAQLPLEELDRIQEYLQSSGLAQRHQRFYSLLDRFRATVADTNSPTPPVTSHPLDGDPPPAPELVIADKEWYVALVKSQCCLRGDVSLLETTELLTKLPPADLFNIMSCKEFNLSLLCPCLSMGVQRLARGQGSLLLETALQVTLEQLAGVTGSLPAPHQSFLPPPQPQPQPYWDQLGVVYDQPGFYPRVLSLCRALSQYLLTVNQLPSSLHIPSDKEHLITTFTCSATEVVVWRLLQNQLPLSVDLQWALSCLCLALQQPCVWNKLSTPEYSTHTCSLIYCLRLIIVAVAVSPGDQLLHPEKKKTKEERDAEGDQVDSAHAAHMCEWQACEIMAELVEGLQSVLSLGHHRNCVFPAFLTPTLRNIVISLSRLPLVNSYTRVPPLVWKLGWSPQPGGEFGTTLPEIPVDFLQEKDVFREFLYRINTLGWSSRTQFEETWATLLGVLVTQPITMDQEEETQQEEDLERTQLNVLAVQAITSLVLSAMTLPTAGNPAVSCLEQQPRNKSLKALETRFGRKLAVIRGEVEREIQALVSKRDNVHTHHPYHAWDPVPSLSAASTAGTLISHEKLLLQINTEREIGNMDYKLGQVSIHSVWLGNNITPLREEEWGEDEEDEADTPAPTSPPISPINSRKHRAGVDIHSCSQFLLELYSQWLIPGSPSNRRTPTILISEVVRSLLAVSDLFTERNQFDMMFSTLMELQKLHPPEDEILNQYLVPAICKAAAVLGMDKVIAEPVCRLLETTLRSTHLPSRMGALHGVLYVLECDLLDDTAKQLIPTVSEYLLSNLRAIAHCVNLHNQQHVLVMCAVAFYMMENYPLDVGAEFMAGVIQLCGVMVSASEDSTPSVIYHCVLRGLERLLLSEQLSRVDGEALVKLSVDRVNMPSPHRAMAALGLMLTCMYTAVLASGSDVTGVRGQVDSGSAVAEAVGVTAGHVGFSSGKEKASPASRPAHSDPQAPDSESIIVAMERVSVLFDRIRKGLPSEARVVSRILPQFLDDFFPPQDVMNKVIGEFLSNQQPYPQFMATVVYKVFQTLHATGQSSMVRDWVLLSLSNFTQRTPVAMAMWSLSCFFVSASTSQWISALLPHVISRMGSSEVVDVNLFCLVAMDFYRHQIDEELDRRAFQSVFETVASPDSPYYQLLGCLQSIHQDTSL, translated from the exons AAAAAAGGAGCAAGCTACCACAAAGAAGGACAGGGTGACCCACTGTCTGACAATATGTGAAAACATTGTGGCTCAGTCTCTGAG AACATCTCCAGAgtttcagaaactgcttggcATCGCCATGGAGATGTTCCTACTCTGCAGTGATGACAGCGAATCAGATGTGCGGATGGTAGCCGATGAGTGCCTGAACAAAATTATCAAA GCGTTGATGGACTCCAACTTGCCTAGACTCCAGCTGGAGTtgtacaaagaaattaaaaag AATGGTGCCTCTCGGAGTCTGAGGGCAGCTTTGTGGAGGTTTGCTGAGCTTGCCCACCTCATCAGACCACAGAAATGCAG ACCCTACCTGGTCAACCTGTTGCCGTGCCTCACCAGAATCACCAAGCGACAGGAGGAGATGGTGCAGGAGACACTGGCTGCAGCAATGCCCAAGATCATGTCAGCTTTGGGACATTTTGCTAATGACAGTGAGATTAAG GTGCTGCTGAAGTCTTTTGTGGCCAATCTGAAGTCCAGCTCCCCCACTATCAGACGGACAGCAGCCAGTTCAGCtgtcagtgtgtgccaacactCCAGACGCACCAGCTACTTCTACACCTGGCTTCTTAATGTGCTGCTGG GTCTGCTGGTTCCAGTGGATGAGGAACACCCGAGCCATCTTATTCTGGGGGTGCTGTTAACGCTTCGCTACCTGATGCCTCTGCTGCAGCAGCAAGTCAACACCACCAGCCTCAAAGGAAGCTTTGGAGTCATGAGAAAAGAGGCTGATGTTCAGCCAACGCCTGAACAACTGCTACAG GTGTACGAGCTGACCCTACACTACACGCAGCACTGGGATCACAATGTAGTCACAGCTGCTCTGGAGCTCCTGCAGCAGGTGTTCAGGACTCCCCCACCAGAGCTTTTGCACATGCTCATTACTCCCGGCAGCATTCCACATGCCAGTGTGTTTCGACAGGACACGGAAAACCGAGCGCGTTCTGGGAGCATCCTTGAGCTCATTG GTAAAATGCTCTCTGGGGAGGAAGATGCGTTGGAGGATGACCCTGAGAGGACTGAGGTCACGACAGGCGCCTTCACAG CATCGGTTGTAGGTGCAGATGGCTCATCCGCGGCCCAGGTGGACATCATCACTGAGCAGCCACGCTCCTCCCAGCACACTCTGCAACCCGGTGACTCCGTGGACCTCAGTGCCTCCTCAGAGCAGGGCGGCGGTGGAGGCGGGACATCTGCATCGGGCACCCCTGAGTCACCCAATGACAACGAGGAGGAAATGCTGAGTCAGAGCTCCAGTGGTGGAGCCAACGTTACACCAGAAACAGCTGACTACACCACACCGGAGAACGCCACTCCAGAGGGCGGGCCCTTAGGAGAAGGAGGGCCACTCCTAGGCACTAATGATCGCTCACTTCCACCCAGCGACTCCTCTCAGACCACCACAGAGGGACCGGACTCGGCTGTCACCCCTTCAGACGTAGCAGAACTG GTCCTGGACGGCAGTGAGAGTCAGTACTCTGGGATGCAGATCGGAACACTGcaagatgaagaggatgaaggagCAGCGTCTTCCTCCCAAGAAGAACCCCCAGAACCCTTCCTGCAGTCAGCATTGG CTCTGAGCAAACCCCACCTCTTTGAAGGCAGAGGTCACAACCGGCAGGGCTCAGACAGCAGCGTGGACCGCTTCATACCAAAGGACGAACCCACTGAGCCTGAACCTGATAATAAG CCATCACGAGTAAAGGGTCCCATTGGACACTATACTGACCAGGGGGTGGAACCACTAGTGCACTGTGTGCGACTTCTTGCTGCTTCCTTCTTGCTGACAGGCCAAAAAAATG GTTTGATTCCTGACAAAGAGGTGCGAGTAAGTGTGAAGGCCTTGGCAGTCAGCTGTGTTGGAGCAGCGGCGGCACTGCATCCCGAAGCCTTTTTTAATTCCCTGTATCTGGAGCCGCTGGACGGTATTCCAGTAGAAG AGCAGCAGTATATCAGTGATGTTCTGGGCCTCATTGACCATGGAGATCCTCAGATCAGAGGGGCCACAGCCATCCTCTGTGGAGCCATCATACAGGCCGCTCTCACCAAAACACGCTACAACATACACACTTGGCTGGCCGGTGTGAACAGTGCAACAGGTAACCCACTGTCCCTGGTGGACTTGGTGCCTTTGCTCCAAAAAGCTCTGAAGGATGAATCCTCTGTCACCTGCAAGTTGGCTTGTTCTGCAGTGAGG CACTGCATCATGACGGTGTGCAGCAGTACACTGAGTGAGCTCGGCCTGCAGTTGGTAATAGATCTGTTTGCTCTGAGGGACTCCTCTTATTGGCTCGTTCGCACTGAGCTCTTGGAAACTCTGGCTGAATTGGATTTCCG aTTAGTTAATTTCTTGGAGAGGAAAACTGAGGCTTTACACAAAGGAGGTCACCACTACACTGGG CGTCTGCGACTGCAAGAAAGGGTCCTGAATGATGTGGTGATACGTCTGTTGGGAGATGATGATCCAAGAGTACGGCATGTTGCCGCCTCGGCTGTCAGCAG ACTGGTTTCCAGGTTGTTCTATGACTGTGATCAGGGCCAGGTGGACCCAGTGGTGGCGATAGCTCGGGACCAGAGTTCAGTCTACCTGCAGCTGCTTATGCATGAGACACAACCCCCCTCCCAGTTCACAGTTAGCACAATCACAAG AACATACCGAGGCTACAACCTGTCCAACGCTGTGTCGGACGTCACATTGGAGAACAACTTGTCCAGAGTTGTTACTGCCGTCTCCCACGCTTTCACCTCATCTACCTCCAGAGCCCTGACT TTTGGCTGCTGTGAGGCCTTGTGCCTCCTGGCTTCAAATTTTCCAGTGGGCACTTGGAGCACAGGCTGGCACTGTGGCTATATTAGCTCCAGCAGCCACTTTTCTTCCCGTTCCAGTCTCAACCGCAGCAGGGGCAGAGCTCTTAG TTTGTCACAGCCCAGCAGCGCTCCAGCCTCTTCGACCGCCTCGTCTGCGCCTGACACTGAGCGGAGGACTCTGACCGTAGGAATGGCCAACATGGTGCTCTCTTTGCTATCTTCTGCCTGGTTTCCACTGGATCTCTCAGCACATCAAGACGCACTCTTGCTTTCTGGCAACCTGCTTGCTG CTGTGGCTCCTAAATGCATGCGCAACCCTTGGGCTGGAGAGGAGGAAGGCAGTAGCGGGAGCACCAGTGGAGGTCCAAATAAGATGGAAGAGCCTTGGGCGGCACTGTCGGAGCGCTCCCTGGTGGCAATGCTGGAACAGCTCTTCTCCCACCTGCTGAAGGTCCTCAACATCTGCGCCCATGTGTTGGATGACACACCACCAGGACCAGCAGTAAAG GCTGCTCTTCCCTCACTGAGCAACACCCCCTCCCTCAGTCCCATCCGTAGAAAAGGCAAGGAGAAAGAGGCTGCTGAGCCCAGTGCTGCCCCAATGAGCCCAAAGAAAAGCAATGAGGTCAACACAG GCAGACCAGCAGACAGCGCAGGGTCCACAGCAGTAAACAAATCCACCACCCTCGGCAGCTTCTACCACCTGCCCCCCTACCTCAAGCTCTATGATGTGCTCAAAGCTACACATGCCAACTACAGG GTGACGTTGGACCTCCACAGCAGCCAGGAGAAGTTTGGAAGTTTCCTGCGGGCCACCTTGGATGTTCTGTCTCAGCTGCTTGAACTGGCTACACTACACGACATCGGCAAG TGTGTGGAGGAAATCTTGGGATACCTCAAGTCCTGCTTCTCCAGAGAACCAACCATGGCTACTGTTTGTGTACAACAG TTATTGAAGACCCTGTTTGGGACCAACCTGGCCTCCCAATATGAAGGTGTCCTGAGTGGACCCAGCCGTTCCCAGGGCAAGGCTCTCCGTCTCGGCTCTTCCAGCCTCCGACCAGGCCTCTACCACTACTGCTTCATGGCTCCATACACACACTTCACCCAGGCTCTGGCTGATGCTAGTCTTCGCAATATGGTGCAGGCTGAGCAGGAACAGGACACCTCTGG ATGGTTTGATGTGATGCAAAAAGCATCCAATCAGCTGAGGTCCAACATCGCAAATGCAACACGTCACAGAGGAGATAAG AATGCCATCCACAACCACATTCGACTGTTTGAACCGCTGGTGATCAAAGCTTTGAAGCAGTACACCACCAGCACCTCTGTGGCCCTGCAGAGACAAGTGCTGGACCTTCTCGCCCAACTTGTGCAACTCAGAGTCAACTACTGCCTACTCGACTCAGATCAG GTCTTCATAGGCTTTGTTCTAAAGCAGTTTGAGTATATTGAAGTGGGACAGTTCCG AGATTCTGAGGCCATCATTCCCAGCATCTTTTTCTTCCTGGTGCTGCTGTCTTATGAGCGCTACCATTCCAAACAGATTATCAGCATccccaaaattattcaactcTGTGATGGCATCATGGCCAGCGGCAGGAAGGCTGTCACACACG CTATTCCAGCCTTGCAGCCGATAGTTCATGACTTGTTTGTCTTGAGGGGCTCAAACAAAGCAGATGCAGGCAAAGAACTGGATACACAGAAAGAAGTGGTGGTTTCTATGCTGCTCAGACTCGTACAGTACCATCAG GTGCTGGAGATGTTCATCCTTGTACTGCAGCAGTGTCACAAAGAGAATGAAGACAAGTGGAAGAGATTGTCCAGACAGATTGCTGATGTTATACTTCCCATGATTGCCAAGCAACAG ATGCATCTGGACTCTCCAGAGGCACTGGGAGTGTTAAACACACTGTTTGAGACTGTGGCCCCTTCCTCTCTCAGACCTGTAGACATGCTGCTCAAGAGTATGTTCACCATTCCAGTGACCATG GCATCCGTAGCTACAGTCCAGCTGTGGGTTTCTGGTATCCTGGCAGTGCTCAGGGTACTAGTCTCCCAGTCCACTGAAGACATCGTCCTGTCCCGGGTCCATGAGCTCTCACTCTCCCCACATCTCCTCTCCTGCCACACAATCCGCCGCCTGCATCAGCAGAGCCTCTCCCCCAATGGCCAgcctgctgctgacacactcaCTAACCAAGAGGCTAATGGTGAATCACAAAAGGCTCCACCTGAGGAAACCTTTGCCCG GTTCCTCCTTCAGCTGGTAGGCGTCCTGCTGGATGACATTTCCACCAGGCAGGTTAAAGTGGACATTACTGAGCAGCAACACACTTTCTACTGCCAACAGCTGGGCACGCTACTCATGTGTCTCATACATGTCTTCAAAAGTG GAATGTTTCGCAGGATCACAGCTGCAGCTAGCCGTCTCTTAAAGGGCGAGAGTGCTGGTGGACAGACGGGCACTGACGCCACTCTCTTCTACCCCTTAGAGGGTCTGAACAGCATGGTGCAGTGCCTCATCACTACGCACCCATCCCTGGTGCTCCTCTGGTGCCAGGTCCTCCTCATCATCAACTACACCAACTACTCCTGGTGGGCTGAGGTTCATCAGACACCCAA AAGACACAGCCTTTCATGCACAAAGCTGCTAAGCCCACACTCCTCAGGGGAAGGTGAAGAGGACAAGCCTGAGTCCCAGTTAGCCATGGTCAACAGAGAGATTGTTCGCCGAGGAGCCCTAATCCTCTTCTGTGACTATGTG TGTCAGAACCTCCATGACTCCGAGCATCTGACCTGGCTGATTGTTAACCATGTGCGTGACCTCATCAACCTTTCCCATGAGCCTCCAGTGCAGGACTTCATCAGCGCTGTCCACCGCAACTCGGCTGCCAGCGGCCTCTTTATCCAGGCCATTCAGTCCCGCTGTGACAACCTCACTACT CCAACCATGTTGAAAAAGACTTTGCAATGTTTGGAAGGTATCCACCTCAGTCAGTCTGGTTCTCTCCTGATGCTTTATGTGGACAAGCTGCTCAGTACACCCTTCAGGGTTTTGGCTCGCATGGTGGACACACTGGCATGTCGCAGGGTGGAGATGCTGCTGGCTGAGACACTACAG AATAGTATAGCCCAGCTGCCTCTGGAGGAACTGGACAGGATCCAAGAATACCTTCAGTCCAGTGGCTTGGCTCAGAG GCATCAGAGGTTCTACTCCCTGCTGGACAGGTTCAGAGCTACTGTTGCTGACACTAACAGCCCCACCCCCCCAGTGACATCACACCCCTTAGATGGAGATCCACCCCCTGCCCCTGAACTGGTCATTGCAGATAAG gagTGGTATGTGGCTCTGGTGAAGTCTCAATGCTGTCTTCGTGGAGACGTTTCCCTGTTGGAGACAACAGAACTTCTTACCAAACTACCTCCCGCTGATCTCTTCAACATCATGAGCTGCAAG GAGTTCAACCTTAGTCTGTTGTGTCCATGCCTGAGTATGGGAGTGCAGCGGTTAGCACGGGGTCAGGGGTCACTTTTGTTGGAGACAGCCTTGCAAGTGACCCTCGAGCAACTAGCAGGGGTCACCGGGTCACTTCCTGCCCCACACCAGTCCTTCCTGCCGCCGCCCCAACCCCAACCACAACCCTACTGGGACCAACTGGGTGTTGTTTATG ATCAGCCAGGCTTCTACCCCAgggttttgtcactttgcagaGCGCTGTCTCAGTATCTGCTGACTGTGAACCAGCTACCTTCTTCATTACATATTCCCTCTGACAAAGAGCACCTCATTACCACTTTCACCTGCAGTGCCACTGAG GTTGTAGTGTGGCGTCTGCTCCAGAACCAATTGCCCCTGAGTGTGGACCTGCAGTGGGCTCTGTCCTGCTTGTGTCTGGCCCTGCAGCAGCCCTGCGTCTGGAACAAACTGTCCACACCAGAGtactccacacacacatgctcccTCATCTACTGCCTCCGCCTCATTATTGTTGCAG TGGCTGTAAGCCCTGGCGACCAGCTGCTgcatcctgaaaaaaaaaagacaaaagaagagagagatgCTGAAGGAGACCAAGTTGATTCTGCACATGCCGCCC ACATGTGCGAGTGGCAGGCATGTGAGATCATGGCAGAGCTGGTGGAAGGCCTGCAGAGCGTCCTTTCTCTGGGTCACCATAGAAACTGTGTGTTCCCCGCTTTTCTCACACCAACATTGCGCAACATTGTCATCAGTCTATCCCGGCTGCCTCTGGTCAATAGTTACACCCGAGTACCTCCACTG gtttggAAACTGGGCTGGTCCCCtcagccaggaggagagttcgGCACAACGCTGCCAGAGATCCCTGTGGACTTCTTGCAGGAAAAGGATGTCTTCAGAGAGTTTCTCTACCGCATCAACACACTGG GCTGGAGCAGCAGGACTCAGTTTGAGGAGACCTGGGCCACTTTGCTGGGGGTGCTGGTCACCCAACCCATCACTATGGACCAGGAAGAGGAGACGCAGCAGGAG GAGGACTTGGAGCGTACCCAGTTGAATGTGCTAGCAGTGCAGGCCATCACCAGCCTGGTGCTGAGTGCCATGACCCTGCCCACCGCTGGCAACCCTGCAGTCAGCTGTCTGGAACAGCAGCCCCGCAACAAGAGCCTCAAAGCCCTGGAAACACG GTTTGGAAGGAAACTTGCAGTGATTAGGGGTGAAGTGGAGAGAGAGATTCAGGCTCTTGTGTCGAAGAGAGACAATGTCCATACACATCACCCGTACCACGCCTGGGACCCTGTGCCCTCGCTGTCAGCAGCTTCCACAG CAGGTACACTGATCAGCCATGAGAAACTGCTGCTTCAGAttaacacagagagagagattggCAACATGGATTACAAACTGGGGCAG GTCTCCATCCATTCAGTGTGGTTGGGTAACAACATCACTCCTCTGAGGGAGGAAGAATGGGGTGAGGATGAAGAAGATGAGGCAGACACTCCAGCACCCACCTCTCCACCAATATCTCCTATAAACTCTAG GAAGCACCGTGCAGGAGTGGATATTCATTCATGCTCTCAGTTTCTCCTGGAGCTCTACAGCCAGTGGCTAATCCCTGGCTCTCCCAGTAACAGAAGGACCCCAACCATCCTCATCAGTGAAGTGGTCCGATCG ctgctggcGGTGTCGGACCTGTTCACAGAgaggaaccagtttgacatgatGTTCTCCACCCTGATGGAACTGCAGAAGCTCCACCCACCAGAGGATGAAATACTGAATCAGTACCTGGTACCTGCCATCTGcaaggctgctgctgttttgggcATG gACAAAGTAATCGCAGAGCCTGTGTGCCGCCTGTTGGAGACGACCCTGCGCAGCACCCACCTGCCCAGCCGTATGGGGGCCCTGCATGGGGTGCTTTATGTGTTGGAGTGTGACCTGCTGGACGATACAGCCAAACAGCTCATCCCCACAGTCTCTGAATACCTTCTATCCAACCTCAGGGCTATCGCTCA CTGTGTGAACCTGCATAACCAGCAGCATGTGTTGGTGATGTGCGCAGTGGCCTTTTACATGATGGAGAACTACCCTCTGGATGTAGGGGCTGAGTTTATGGCTGGAGTTATACAG TTATGTGGTGTGATGGTGTCGGCCAGTGAGGACTCCACTCCGTCTGTCATCTATCACTGCGTGCTCCGTGGTCTGGAGCGCCTCCTGCTGTCTGAGCAGTTGTCACGTGTAGACGGGGAAGCGCTGGTCAAGCTCAGCGTGGACCGAGTCAACATGCCATCACCACATAGAGCCATGGCTGCCCTGGGTCTCATGCTTACCTGCATGTACACCG CGGTGCTTGCGTCGGGTTCAGACGTGACAGGGGTTAGAGGTCAGGTTGACTCTGGCTCTGCTGTTGCGGAGGCGGTGGGCGTCACGGCGGGTCATGTTGGTTTCTCCTCAGGCAAGGAGAAAGCCAGCCCTGCCAGCCGCCCTGCCCACTCTGACCCTCAGGCCCCAGACAGCGAGTCAATCATTGTTGCCATGGAGAGGGTCTCTGTGCTCTTCGACAG GATTAGGAAGGGTTTACCCAGCGAGGCTCGGGTGGTGTCCAGGATTCTGCCTCAGTTCCTGGATGACTTCTTCCCGCCACAGGACGTCATGAACAAGGTCATCGGAGAGTTCCTGTCCAATCAGCAACCTTATCCTCAATTCATGGCCACCGTCGTCTATAAG